Genomic DNA from Hypnocyclicus thermotrophus:
GTAAAAGGAGCGGGTAAAACCACAACAAAACCATCGTCTAAAATAGAAAAAAAAGAAACACCAGAAGAAAAAAAAGAAGAAATACAAGCTGAAAAAGAAATCGATGAGCAAGTAGAATTTAATGAATATGAAAAAGAGATTTTAGCAGCAGGTAAAGGGAAAGAGATGGCACCGTATTTAATAAAAGTAGAATTAGATGAAGGGTGTTTATTAAAAGCAGCTAGAACTTATATGGTTTTTAGAAATTTAGAAGAAATAGGAGAAGTAATTAAATCTATTCCTAGTGTTCAAGAATTAGAAGAAGAAAAATTTGATAATAGTTTCTTAGTTGCATTTATATCAAAGAAAAGTATAGAAGAAATAAAAAATTCTATTTTAGAAGTAAGTGAAGTAAAAGATGTCTTAGTATCAGATATTGATATAAATATGTCGGAAAAAACAGAGGCTAGAGAAATTAAAGCAGTTAAAAAAATATCTGAAAAGCAAAATAAAGTTAAAAAATCAAAAAGTATGGTTAAGAAAACAACAACAACTGTAAGAGTAGATACAGAAAAGCTGGATTTATTAATGAACTTAGTGGGAGAATTAGTTATAAATAAAACAAGACTTGCACAGTTAGGTTTAGAGTATAATCTTCAAGATCTTTCAGAAACGTTATCACATGTAGATAGAGTGACTTCTGATATACAAGCAGTTGTAACAAAAGTAAGAATGGTACCAATAGAAACTGTATTCAATAGATTCCCTAGAATGGTCAGAGATCTCTCAAAAGATTTAGGAAAAGATATAGATTTGATAATAGAAGGAAAAGAAACAGAATTAGATAGAACAGTTATTGATGAAATTGGAGATCCATTAGTGCATCTTATTAGGAATTCAGTTGATCATGGAGTAGAGCTTCCTGATAAAAGAGAAAGTAAAGGGAAACCAAGAACAGGAACTATTTTATTGAAGGCAGAACATGAAGGAAACTCAGTAGTAATTACTATTAAAGATGATGGTAAAGGAATGGATACAGAAGTATTAGCAAATAAAGCAATAGAGAAAGGAATTCTTACTCTAGAAGAAGTTGAAAAATTGTCTCATGAAGAAAAATTGAATTTAATTTTTGCACCAGGTTTTTCAACAGCTTCAGAAATTACAGATTTATCTGGGCGTGGAGTAGGTATGGATGTTGTAAAAACAAAAATAGAAGCTTTAAGTGGTAGTATTGAAATGAGTTCCGAAGTTGATAAAGGAACTGAAACTAGAATTAAATTACCATTAACACTTGCAATTATAGAAGCATTAATGATAAAATTAGAAGAAGAAGTTTATGCAATACCACTTGCGAACATAGTTGAAACAATTGATATAGCTAAAGAAGATATTAGAACAGTTCAAAATGAAAAAGTTATACTTTTAAGAGGTGAAATTGTACCAATTTTAAATCTTTCAAGTATTTTAGAAGTAAAAACAGAAAAACCAGAAATAGAAGATAGAAATACTGTAGTCATAGTAAAAGCGGGAAATAAAAAAATTGGGTTTATAGTAGATGTGCTTATTGGGCAACAAGAGATAGTAATAAAATCTCTTGGAAAAATGTTCCAAGGAACTAAAGGTATAACAGGAGCAACTGTACTAGGAAATGGAGAGGTTGCGCTCATATTAGATGTGTTAACTTTAGTTTAATAAAATTTTTCTAGGGAGGAATATTATGTCAGAAAATAGTAAAAATGAGACATTACAAATAATAGGTTTTAAATTAAATGATGAGGAATATGCACTTGAAATTGAAAATGTCCAAGAGATAATTAAAAAAACTAAAATGACAAGAGTAGCAAGATCAAAAGATTATATTAAAGGAGTTATTAATTTAAGAGGAATAGTATTTCCTATTATAGATTTAAAATATAGGTTTAATATGTCTAGTCAAACTTATGATGATAATATGAGAATAATTATATTAGAAGTCAATGGTGTATCAGCAGGAATTATGGTAGATTCAGTTTCAGAAGTAATAGAGGTAGATAAAAGTAAAATACTAGCAAATCCACAGCAATCTAATTCTGAAATTAATACTGATTACTTAAAAGGTGTATGTAAAGTTAATGAAGATAGACTTATGACATTATTAAACATTGAAAAAGTTTTAGAAATAAAGAATAATTAATTTTTAGGAGAGATAAGATGTCAATAACAATTGATAAATTAGGAGAAAGAGAATTAGATATACTAAAAGAATTGGGAAATATAGGAGCTGGAAATGCTGCAACAGCTCTTTCTCAAATTCTTGCTAGAAAAGTAGATATGAATGTACCACAGGTAAAAGTTTATAATGTTACAGATGTTCCAGAACTTTTAGGCGGAGCTGAAAACATTGTAGTTGGAGTATTATTAAAGATGTTTGGAGATTTACAAGGGAATATTATGTTTTTACTTCCTGAGGATTCTGCAAGAAAACTTTTAGGGATGATGGTGGGACAAGAAGTTGAAGATGTTACCGATGATATGTCAAGATCTGCTATTATGGAAGTAGGTAATATTATTGCGAGTTCTTATTTAAATTCTTTAAGTTTTTTTTCAGAATTAACTTTGATACCATCAACACCAGCTTTTGCGTATGATATGGCAGGAGCATTATTGAGTGCTGTATTATTTGAAGTCAGTGAATTAAGCGATCAAGTAGTATTAATAGAAACAGATTTTTCTGGAAATGGTGAAGCAATAAAAGGACACTTCTTTGTACTACCTAATTTAGAATCATTGAATGCTTTACTAAAATTGGTGGTGGCAAAAGTAGATGGAAAATAATGTAATAAAAGTAGGAATGGCTGATTATAAAGTGGGAAGCGCACCTGCAAAACTTATTACATTAGGACTAGGATCATGTATCGGAATTACTTTATATGATAAAAGAAAAAAAGCAGGAGGAATGGCTCATATAATGCTTCCTAAAAATAATACTAAAGATCAAAATTCGCTTAAATTTGCAGATACAGCAATAACTCTTATGATAAAAGACCTTGAAAAAATGGGATTAAATAAAAGAAATATGGAAGCTAAAATAGCTGGTGGAGCACAAATGTTTTCTTTTGGGAAATCCGATCAATTAAATAGTATAGGATCAAGAAATGCAATAGCTGTAAAAGAAATTTTAAAAGAAAATAATATACGAATAGTAGCAGAGGATACAGGTGGAAACAAAGGAAGAACAATAGAATTAGATTTAGATACAGGGAAGTTAAGAATTAAAACAATTGGTCAGGGAGAAACGTATATTTAAGGGCTACTTATTTGGAGGTTGACATGATAGACGATAAAGAGCTATGGATAGAATACAAAAAAACAGGAAACTTAGAAGTTCGTGAGCAACTTATTATAAAATATATTCCATTAGTGAAATATGTAGTTGGGAAAATGATAACGAATCTCCCTAGAACTGTTGAATATGATGATTTAGTTGAGTACGGAATCATTGGATTGTTAGATGCTGTAGAAAAATATGATTTATCTAAAAATATTAATTTCAAAACCTATGCCGTAACAAGAGTACGGGGTTCTATTTATGATGAATTAAGATCTCAAGATTGGGTTCCACGTTCTGTAAGAAAATTAGCAAAAGATATTGAAAAAGCTTATATTCAATTAGAAAAAGAAACTGGAAAAGAACCAACAGAAGAAGAAATAGCAGTTTTTTTAGGGATACCACAAAAAAAAATAGAAGAGTTATATTCAAAAGTTGATTTAGGAAACATTTCTTCTTTGGACGATATAGTTTATGATAATGGAGAATCAAAAACAACGTTGGTTAATTTAATAGAAGATAAAAATGTAGAAAGTCCAGAAGAAAAATTACAAAAAGAAGAAGTGAAGCAATTATTGATAGAAAAATTAAAAGAATTAAAAGAAAAAGAAAGACTGGTATTAACATTATATTATTATGAAAAATTAACTTTAAAAGAAATAGGGGAAATATTATCAATTTCTGAATCAAGAGTATCTCAAATACATTCAAAGGCAATATTAAAATTGCGATCTAAAATAGCTACTAAGTTTGGAAATTATGCAGAATTTTTTTAATGATTAACCTAAAACATTCTACTAATCTTTAGTTGAATGTTTTAGGTTATTTATATATTTAAGGAGAATAATTATGAAAAAAATAGATTTTGGTTTAATTTTTAAAAATTCAGAAATAATATCTAAATTATTTACTAGTCAAGAAAAAATATTATTTAATCAACAAAAAAATATAAAACTTAATATAGAAAAATCAAAGAATTTAAAAAAAGAAGAAATAAATAGAATAGAAAAAATAGAATTGAGTAAAATAAATACTAATATAAGGAAAAATAAAAAACAAAAAAATAAAAATAGATATAGAGATAATAATAATGGAAGATGGATAGATTTTGAAGGGTAGTGATATGGATGAATATAGGTTATTTTAAATTTATTAATAATAGAGATAGCTATATATCGGGGTTGCTTATAGTGGATAATAGAGGTATACCGATAGAGTTTAAATATACAAATGAAATAATTCCAAGTAAGAAACAAAAATTGTTATATGGAACTACATTAAAAAGTTATTTAAAAGAAGAGTTGATGTTTAAAAACCTTGTTACTTCATTAGAAAATATAGTAGATATAGTTATAGTAGATAGTATAGAAGATATTTCATTAAATAAATATATAGATAATAAAGTTGTTGTAATAAGAAAAACACAAGAAAGGCAACTTAAAGATTTAAAAGAGTTTCAATTTGTGGCAAAAGATGAGCTGTTATATCAATATGAAGAAAAAGAAAATCCAATAAGAGTAATATTTAAAGAAGAATTTTCAGAAGAAATAATAGATATCTTAAATGAAATAAAAATAGAAGACATATTAGAACCGATAAATAGAATAGAGGAGGTTTTAAATGAAATATGCAATGGAAATTAGAAAAAATTTTTAATAAAAAAAATAAAAAAGATGAAAAAATAAAAATAGAAATTAAAAACAAAGAAATCAAAAAAAATATTTTAAATATAAATAATGTGAAATTTAATAACAAAGAGATAGAAATAAAAGATGGATTTAATAAGATAAAAACTATAAGAATAAGAGGATATAAATTTAAAAAAAATACAAAAATTAACAAAGAAGAGGATATAAAAATAACTAATTTAATAATAAATAAGAAAAAAATTTAAATTTAACTATTGTGAAATATTTGTTTGAAAAATGCTTGTATTTATGATAAAATTTAAAAGGTGATTAAAACATTAGGAGGAATGAATAAATGAGAAAAACAATAGTAGCAGGAAATTGGAAAATGAATAAAACGAATGCAGAAGCTGTAGAGACTTTAAAGAAATTAGCAGAATTAACTAAAGATATAGATGGAGTAGAAATAGTAATAGGAGCACCTTTTACAGCACTTTCTGATGCTGTAAAAGCAGTAGAAGGAAGTAAAATTAAAATAGCAGCACAAAATATGAACCCAAATGAAAAAGGAGCTTTTACTGGAGAAATATCTCCATTAATGTTAAATGCTATTGGAGTAAAATATGTAATATTAGGACATTCTGAAAGAAGAGAATATTATGGGGAAACAAATGAATTTATAAATTCTAAAGTTAAGACAGCTTTAGCGCATGATTTAACTCCTATTTTATGTGTAGGTGAAAAATTAGAGGATAGAGAAGCTAATAAAACAGAAGCAGTAGTAGAAGACCATGTAAAAGGAGGGTTAAAAGACCTTACTAAAGAAGAAGCTAAAAAAGTAGTTATTGCATACGAACCAGTATGGGCAATTGGAACAGGGAAAACAGCTTCTCCTGAGCAAGCACAAGAAGTACATAAATTTATAAGAAATTTATTAACTGATATGTATGGAGAAGAAATAGCAAATGAAATAACTATTCAATATGGGGGGTCAATGAAACCTGAAAATGCAAAAGAATTAATGAGCCAAAAAGATATAGATGGTGGATTAGTAGGGGGAGCTTCATTAGAAGCAGATAGTTTTGCAAAAGTTGTAAAAGCAGGACTTTAATTATTACTACAACAAACTTATGGCATATTATATGTTTAAAGAAAGGGTGAAAAAATGGCTAAGAAACCTTTAGTATTAATGATATTAGATGGTTGGGGGATAAATCCTCATAAAAATGAAAAAAATGCAATAGAAGAAGTACATCCAAAAAATTATTATGATATTTTAGAGAAATATCCAAATACTCAAATATTAGCAGCAGGAGAAGCAGTAGGACTTCCTGATGGTCAAATGGGGAATTCTGAAGTAGGACATTTAAATCTTGGAGCAGGTAGAGTAATATACCAACCATTGGTAAAAATTAGTAAAGATATAAAAGATGGTGTATTATTTGAAAATAAAGTATTAAAACCAGCATTTGAAAGAATAAAAAAAGAAAATAAAGCATTACATTTAATGGGTTTATTATCTGACGGAGGAGTACATTCTCATATCGAACACTTATTTGGATTACTAGAAATGGCAAAAAGAGAAAATTTAGAAAAAGTATATATTCATGTAATAACAGATGGAAGAGATACTCCACCTAAATCTTCTCTTATATATATCGAACAATTAGAAAATAAAATAAAAGAATTAGGAGTAGGGAAAATAGCTACTGTATCAGGAAGATACTATGCTATGGATAGAGATACTAATTGGGAAAGAACAGAAAAAGCATATAGAGCTATTATATTTGGAGATGGTGAAAAACACCTTTCAGCTAAAAAAGCTGTAGAAACATCTTATATGGAAGAGTTAACAGATGAATTCGTAAAACCAACAGTAATCACAGATATGGCGGGAAATGCACATTCAAAAGCTGAAAATGGAGATTTATTTGTATTTTTCAACTTTAGACCGGATAGAGCAAGACAAATTACTAGAGCAATAAATGATAAAGAATTTAAACATTTTGTAAGAGGTAATAATTCGGAAGTTGAATTTATATGTATGAGACAATATGATTCGACGATTGACGCTAAAATAGCATATGAAGATGATGATATTAATAATACGTTTGGAGAAGTTATTTCAAAAGCAGGATTAAAACAATTAAGAACAGCTGAAACTGAAAAATATGCACATGTAACTTTCTTTTTCAATGGAGGAGTAGAAACAAGTTTTGAAGGTGAAGAAAGAGTGTTAGTAGATTCACCAAAAGTAGCAACTTATGATTTACAGCCTGAAATGTCCGCATATGAAGTAACTGATAAATTAGTTGAATCAATAGAAAATGAATTATATGATGTAATAATAGTAAATTATGCAAATCCAGATATGGTTGGACATACTGGTATATTTGAGGCAGCAAAAAAAGCAGTAAGCGTAGTTGATGAATGCTTAGGAAAAGTAAAAGAAAAAGTATTAGAAAAAGATGGAGTTTTATTAATTACTGCAGACCATGGGAATGTAGATTTGATGGAAGATCCGAAAACACATGTACCATTTACAGCACATACTACTAATCCGGTTCCATTTATAGTTGTAACAAATGATAAAGGAATTGAATTAAAAGATAGTGGGAAATTAGCAGATGTTGCACCTACTATGTTAAAATTATTAGGAATAGAAAAACCTAAAGAGATGACAGGTGAATCTCTAATAAAATAAATTGGAGGGAAAAATGCTATTACTTTTTAAAATAACACTTTTTATAATTTCAATATTTTTAATTGGACTTGTATTAATTCAACCCGATAAAAGCCACGGAATGTCTGGAAGTATAGGTGGAGGGGCAGTTAATACAGTATTTGGTGTTAATGAAGATGGTGGTCCATTAGCTAAAGCAACACAAATAGTTGCAGCATTGTTCATAATAAATGGATTGATTGTTTATTTATTAACTTTATAAAAAGTATGCCATTTTGGCATACTTTTTTTGTAGTACAGTACTTGAGAGTAGATAAAAATTATGATATAATTTGGTGATATGATGAATAATTTATTTGAAATTAATTACAAGAGAAAACAACCACTCGCTTATAGAATTAGGCCAACAACTTTAGCTGAATTTTTCGGGCAAAAAAATATTATTGCTGAAGGGAGTCCTTTAAGAGAACTTATAAAAAAACAAAAATTTATAAATTCTATTTTTTATGGTGAAAGTGGGACGGGAAAAACAACTTTAGCTGAAATTATTGCAAAAGAATTAAAGTTTTATTTTGTAAAACTAAATGCAACTAATTGCAGCATAAGTGATATAAAAAAAATATCTGAAGAATCAGAAAAAAGATTGAAAATAGAAGGAAAGGAAACACTTTTGTTTTTAGACGAAATACATAGATTTAATAAATTACAACAAGATAGTTTGCTTAGTTTTATCGAAGAAGGAATATTCAAAATTATTGCGGCAACAACAGAAAATCCTTTTTATAATTTGAATAATGCGTTATTATCTAGATGTTTGAGTTTTAAATTTGAAAAATTAAAAAAAAATGATATTATTAGTATTATTAATAGAGCCGAAGAAATAGAACAGATTAAGATAGAAAATGAAATAAAAGAATTTATTGTAGAAACATCAAATGGGGATGCACGTATAGCATTAAATTATTTGGAGCTTATTCTAGAAGTTTATGATAATATAGATAAAAATGAATTAAAAAAAATAATTATTACAGAAGAATTTTTTCATAAAAAAGAAGATAAATATAATTTGATATCAGCTATGATAAAAAGTATAAGAGGAAGTGACCCCGATGCTAGTGTATATTGGCTGGGAAGACTATTAAAAGGAGGAGAAGATCCTAGATATATAGCAAGACGTCTTGTTATTTTGGCAGCTGAAGATATAGGATTAGCAAATCCAGAAGCACTTAATTTATCAACGAGTGCATATATAGCAAGTGAAAAAATAGGAATGCCAGAAATAAGGATAATATTGTCAGAAGTAGTGATATATTTAGCAATTTCAAGTAAATCAAATAGTGTATATAATGCGATAAATAGTGTATTTCAAGATTTAGAATCAGAAGAAACATTAGAAGTGCCTAAATATTTAACAAAAGAGTATTCTAAGAATTATAAGTATCCACATAATTATGATAATAACTTTGTAAAACAAGATTATTTGAAAAAAAACAAACGTTTTTATATTCCTGGAAACAATAGGATGGAAAATAAGATAAAAGAAAAATTAATAAAATTATGGGGGAAAAAGTATGGAAAATAAGATAGGTGAAATACTAAAAAAAGCAAGAGAAGAAAAAGGTTTTGATATAGCTTATATAGCAGAACAAACTAAAATACAAAAACGATATTTAATAGCGTTAGAAGAAGGAAATTACAATGAATTACCGGGCGAAGTTCATATAAAAGGATTTTTAAGGAATTATTGTCGTGAAGTTGGATTAGATAGTAATAAAATAATAGAAATGTATAATCAATATAAAAATGAAAATTTTGAAGAAGAAGAAAATGAAGTAGATGATAAAAATGGGATATTAAATCTAATTATTGCAGGGATCGTTATTATTTTTTTAGGGATTATTTTATTAAATATTATTGACAAAAAAGATGAAAATATAGTACAAGAAAAACAAAATATTAGTAATAATAAAAATTCAAATATAAAAAAAATAGAAAAAGAAGCATTAAAAACAAATAAAGAAAATAATAAAGAAGAAAAAAATGTAGAAAACGAAAATAAATTAATAAAAAAAATTGAGATAATAGAAGAAAAAAAAGTTGCAAAAGAAGAAAAAAATGATAAAATAGATATCTATAAAGAAATAAAAATAATTGCTAATGGAATATCATGGATAGAAATCAAGAAAAATAATAAAGAATATTTTACAGGGTTTTTAAAAAATGAAGAAAAAATAATAAAAGTTAAAAAAGAAGAAAAAATATATATAAAAATTGGCGATGCAGGAGTTGTAAAATTAATAAATGATGGAAAAGATTTAGGAAAAATAGGAAATAAAGGTGAAGTTAAGAAATTTAATTTTTAATATAGATAGGAGCTAGTATGAATATTAGAGCGGTTAGAGGAACAAAAGATATATTTAATGACGATGCTATAAAATATAATTATATTACAGAAATAGCTAAAAGAATTTTTGAAAATTTTAATTATAATAGAATAATTACTCCAATATTTGAAGAAACAGCTTTATTTAAAAGAGGAATTGGTGAAGGAACCGATATAGTAGAAAAAGAAATGTATACTTTTTTAGATAAAGGAGAAAGAAGTATAACATTAAGACCAGAAGGAACAGCCTCTGTAGTAAGAGCTTATTTAGAACATAAAATATATGGAAATGAAGAAATTACAAAATGGTATTACTATGGACCAATGTTTAGATATGAAAGACCACAAGCAGGAAGATATAGGGAATTTAATCAATTAGGAGTAGAAGTATTGGGGAGTAAAAATCCTAAAATTGATGCAGAAGTAATTTATATGGGATATAAGTTACTTGAAAAAATAGGAATATCAGATTTAAGAGTAGAAATAAATTCTGTTGGTGGAAAAGAAACTAGATTAAAATATAGAAAAGATTTATTAAAATATCTAAAAGATAAAAAAGAAAATTTATGTAATGATTGTCAAACAAGATATGAAAAAAATCCATTAAGAGTACTTGATTGTAAAGTAGAAAAATGTAAAGAAATTGTTAAAAAAGCACCAATTTTAACAGAATATTTATCAGAAAAAGAAAAAAAACATTATGAAGAAGTAAAAAGATTATTAAATATATATAATATACCTTTTTCAGAAAATCCTAAATTAGTAAGAGGGTTAGATTATTATTCTAATATTGTTTTTGAAGTAATAACAGAGAAATTGGGAGCACAAGGAACAGTTCTTGCTGGCGGAAGATACGATGGACTTATATCTACTATGGGTGGAAAAGATACTCCAGCTGTAGGATTTGCAGCAGGAATAGAGAGAATAATGCTCTTGATGAATGAGAAAAAAACAAAAAAAAATAGAATTGGAATTGTGTGGCTGGGAGAAGAAAGTAGTGATTATGCTTTACTATTAGCTAACGAATTAAGAGTAAATAATTTTGATGTATATATGGAATATGAAAAAAAATCTTTAAGAGCACAAATGAAAAAAATAGATAAAATAAACGCAAAATATGCTATAATAGTAGGAGAAGAAGAAGTAAAAGAAAATAAATTAGTAGTGAAAAATTTAAAAACAGGAGAGCAAATAAAAATAAAAAGAGATACAATTTGTGAATACATGAAAGGAGAAATTAATGAAATATAGAACTCACTTATTAGGCGAACTTAGAGAAAAAAATATAGAAGAAAAAGTAATCTTAACTGGATGGGTTGATAATAGAAGAGATTTGGGAGGATTAATTTTTCTTGATTTAAGAGATAGAACTGGTATTACTCAAATTGTATTTAATCCAGAAGATTTGTCAGAAAATATAATAAATATAGCGCATAAAGTAAAATCAGAATATATAGTAAAAGTAGAAGGTACGGTAAAAGAAAGATTTAGTAAAAATCCAAATATACCTACTGGAAATATAGAAGTAATTGCAGATAATATTAAAATAATTAATAAATCTGAAGTTTTACCATTTGAAATAAAAGATGATATTAAATTAAATGAAGCAATTAGATTGAAATATAGATATTTAGATATAAGAAGACCTAAAATATTAAATAACTTATTAAAAAGAAATCAAATGATGTTTTCAATGAGAGAATTTTTAACAAAAAAAGGATTTATTGATATAGAGACACCTATTCTTACTAGATCTACACCAGAAGGGGCAAGAGATTTTATAGTACCAACTAGAACTGAAAATGGTAAATTTTATGCTCTTCCACAATCGCCACAATTATTTAAACAAATACTTATGATTGCTGGAGTAGATAAATATTATCAAGTAGCTAAATGTTTTAGAGATGAAGATTTAAGAGCAGATAGACAGCCAGAATTTACTCAATTAGATATAGAGATGTCTTTTGTTGATGAAAATGATATAATGGAAATGATAGAAGAACTTGCAAAAAAAGTATTTTTAGATATTGTAGGCAAAAAAATAGAATATAAATTTGATAGATTAAGTTATTATGATGCTATGGAAAGATATGGGAGTGATAAACCAGATACTAGATTTGATTTAGAATTAAAAGATTTATCAGATATAGCAAAAGAATGTAATTTTAAAGCATTTAAAAATGTAGTAGAAAATGGAGGAGTTTTAAAAGGGATAAATGTAAAATCTGCTGCAAAAGATTATTCTAGAAAATTAATAGATGAATTAACAGAATTTGTCAAAATATATGGCGCTAAAGGGTTAGCATGGATAAAAATAGAAGAAAATTATGAAATAAAATCTCCAATAGCAAAATTTTTTACTAAAAAAGAATTGGACGAAATTATAGAAAAAATGGATGCGAAAGAAGGCGATATATTATTTTTAGTTGCTGATAAGCTAAAAATAGTGTATGATAGTTTGGGGGCTTTAAGATTAAAAATAGGAAAAGAAAGAAAATTAATAGATGAAAATCAATACAATTTCTTATGGGTAGTAGATTTTCCTTTATTAGAATGGTCTGAAGAAGAAAAAAGATATAAAGCACAACATCATCCGTTTACTGCTATAAAGGATGAAGATATAGAATTAATAGAAAATTCACCTGAAAAAGTTAGAACTAAAAGTTATGATTTAGTATTGAATGGATATGAAATAGGTGGTGGAAGTGTTAGAATACATCAAGAAGAAATTCAAGAAAAGATTTTTAAACTTTTAGAATTATCAGAAGAGGAAATTCAAGAAAAATTTGGATTTTTCTTAGAAGCATTTAAATATGGAGCACCGCCTCATGGGGGGATTGCTTTTGGAGTAGATAGATTTTTAATGGTTCTGTTAAAAGAAAATTCGATAAGAGAAGTTATACCATTTCCAAAAACAAATAAAGGACAATGCTTATTAACGGAAGCACCAAATTATATTGATGATAGTCAACTTAATGATGTTGGAATCAACTTGAAAAAATAAAATAATAATTTTCATAGACTGTTCGAGATTATGGAAATATTTTGGCCTAACAATTTATTTCCGGGGTTGGCTCTGTAATTGGTAAATCAGGTAAATCACGAAAAACTTAGTTTTTACGGATTCTGTATGCCAGTTATATCTGACTACCACTTTGTGTCGTATTAGCGACCAAAATTTTTATAATTTACGGCAGTCTGGGATTTTTAATTAAAAATTTAAGATTTAGATATAAATTGTCTTAATCTTTAATTTTTAATTTTAAAATTTGCTTATAGAAGGAGTATAAAGATGACATTATTAGAAAAAAAGATTGAGTCATATTTATTAGATGCAATAAAAGAAACATTTAAAAATATTGAAATAGATGAAGTGAATATTCAACCTTCAAATAATGAAAAATTTGGGGATTATCAAACAAATTTTGCGATGGTAAATTCAAAAAAAATAGGAGATAATCCGAGAAAAATAGCAGAAAAATTAATTAATAATATTAAAAAAAATGAAATTTTTGAAAAAATAGAGATAGCAGG
This window encodes:
- a CDS encoding FliA/WhiG family RNA polymerase sigma factor; the encoded protein is MIDDKELWIEYKKTGNLEVREQLIIKYIPLVKYVVGKMITNLPRTVEYDDLVEYGIIGLLDAVEKYDLSKNINFKTYAVTRVRGSIYDELRSQDWVPRSVRKLAKDIEKAYIQLEKETGKEPTEEEIAVFLGIPQKKIEELYSKVDLGNISSLDDIVYDNGESKTTLVNLIEDKNVESPEEKLQKEEVKQLLIEKLKELKEKERLVLTLYYYEKLTLKEIGEILSISESRVSQIHSKAILKLRSKIATKFGNYAEFF
- the tpiA gene encoding triose-phosphate isomerase, with amino-acid sequence MRKTIVAGNWKMNKTNAEAVETLKKLAELTKDIDGVEIVIGAPFTALSDAVKAVEGSKIKIAAQNMNPNEKGAFTGEISPLMLNAIGVKYVILGHSERREYYGETNEFINSKVKTALAHDLTPILCVGEKLEDREANKTEAVVEDHVKGGLKDLTKEEAKKVVIAYEPVWAIGTGKTASPEQAQEVHKFIRNLLTDMYGEEIANEITIQYGGSMKPENAKELMSQKDIDGGLVGGASLEADSFAKVVKAGL
- the gpmI gene encoding 2,3-bisphosphoglycerate-independent phosphoglycerate mutase, producing MAKKPLVLMILDGWGINPHKNEKNAIEEVHPKNYYDILEKYPNTQILAAGEAVGLPDGQMGNSEVGHLNLGAGRVIYQPLVKISKDIKDGVLFENKVLKPAFERIKKENKALHLMGLLSDGGVHSHIEHLFGLLEMAKRENLEKVYIHVITDGRDTPPKSSLIYIEQLENKIKELGVGKIATVSGRYYAMDRDTNWERTEKAYRAIIFGDGEKHLSAKKAVETSYMEELTDEFVKPTVITDMAGNAHSKAENGDLFVFFNFRPDRARQITRAINDKEFKHFVRGNNSEVEFICMRQYDSTIDAKIAYEDDDINNTFGEVISKAGLKQLRTAETEKYAHVTFFFNGGVETSFEGEERVLVDSPKVATYDLQPEMSAYEVTDKLVESIENELYDVIIVNYANPDMVGHTGIFEAAKKAVSVVDECLGKVKEKVLEKDGVLLITADHGNVDLMEDPKTHVPFTAHTTNPVPFIVVTNDKGIELKDSGKLADVAPTMLKLLGIEKPKEMTGESLIK
- a CDS encoding chemotaxis protein CheD, with translation MENNVIKVGMADYKVGSAPAKLITLGLGSCIGITLYDKRKKAGGMAHIMLPKNNTKDQNSLKFADTAITLMIKDLEKMGLNKRNMEAKIAGGAQMFSFGKSDQLNSIGSRNAIAVKEILKENNIRIVAEDTGGNKGRTIELDLDTGKLRIKTIGQGETYI
- a CDS encoding chemotaxis protein CheA; the protein is MSMSQYMSVFIDESREHLQLMNDSLLEFEQDTEDVKIVNEIFRAAHTLKGMSATMGFNRIAELTHHMENVLDNIRNGVSIADGTTVDILFECLDTLNLLVDEVIETGQETTEVSDLMSKLDEMVKGAGKTTTKPSSKIEKKETPEEKKEEIQAEKEIDEQVEFNEYEKEILAAGKGKEMAPYLIKVELDEGCLLKAARTYMVFRNLEEIGEVIKSIPSVQELEEEKFDNSFLVAFISKKSIEEIKNSILEVSEVKDVLVSDIDINMSEKTEAREIKAVKKISEKQNKVKKSKSMVKKTTTTVRVDTEKLDLLMNLVGELVINKTRLAQLGLEYNLQDLSETLSHVDRVTSDIQAVVTKVRMVPIETVFNRFPRMVRDLSKDLGKDIDLIIEGKETELDRTVIDEIGDPLVHLIRNSVDHGVELPDKRESKGKPRTGTILLKAEHEGNSVVITIKDDGKGMDTEVLANKAIEKGILTLEEVEKLSHEEKLNLIFAPGFSTASEITDLSGRGVGMDVVKTKIEALSGSIEMSSEVDKGTETRIKLPLTLAIIEALMIKLEEEVYAIPLANIVETIDIAKEDIRTVQNEKVILLRGEIVPILNLSSILEVKTEKPEIEDRNTVVIVKAGNKKIGFIVDVLIGQQEIVIKSLGKMFQGTKGITGATVLGNGEVALILDVLTLV
- a CDS encoding chemotaxis protein CheC; its protein translation is MSITIDKLGERELDILKELGNIGAGNAATALSQILARKVDMNVPQVKVYNVTDVPELLGGAENIVVGVLLKMFGDLQGNIMFLLPEDSARKLLGMMVGQEVEDVTDDMSRSAIMEVGNIIASSYLNSLSFFSELTLIPSTPAFAYDMAGALLSAVLFEVSELSDQVVLIETDFSGNGEAIKGHFFVLPNLESLNALLKLVVAKVDGK
- a CDS encoding chemotaxis protein CheW: MSENSKNETLQIIGFKLNDEEYALEIENVQEIIKKTKMTRVARSKDYIKGVINLRGIVFPIIDLKYRFNMSSQTYDDNMRIIILEVNGVSAGIMVDSVSEVIEVDKSKILANPQQSNSEINTDYLKGVCKVNEDRLMTLLNIEKVLEIKNN